DNA sequence from the Manis javanica isolate MJ-LG chromosome 15, MJ_LKY, whole genome shotgun sequence genome:
CCTGAGCCTGCAAGACTTTTACTGCCATGGGGCTGCTGCCCTTGGAGAACCCCATCAGTCCCCACCTGGCTCTGCCAGCACCACAAAGGGAGGCATCTGagccccaacctggggaaggttGCTTCCATGCACAAGAGGGGCCTGTGCAGAACTAGGAAGCAAAGCCTGCTCCTGGCAGGACATAGGATGGAGTGTCCCTGCTGCTCAGGGTAAATCTTGTCACTTGGAACAGAAACGGACAGCCTTTGGACTCTGGTGCCCCAGCCTGGGCCCGTGGAGAGCCCTGGGACCCTGAAGGGTACCCTGGCAGCCACTTCTTAGGACACAAGCCTGTGCAGCTGTGACTGGCTGAGCTCTCAGAAAAGCCCTAGCTCAATATGGCCTCATACAGTCACCTATGCCCTGACTAGGCCACTCTACACTGTCCCCCTTCCAGCTACTGACCCACATGTCACCCACTCACATAGCATTGCCTGAGCGGCTACTCTGGGTCAGGGCCCCGGGGAAGCTCAAGCTAACAGCAAAGGCATGCAGAGCTTTCCAGCTTCCCTTATCCTGAGccctccctctccctggcccccatGACCTCGTTTCCTTGGACTTTTGTTCCCCCAAGCATCACGCCTTCTGACGCCAGCCTGACATCTTGCCACTACCGGAAAGCCCCTTGGTGGGGAAAGTTGTCCCTGCTCCTGCGGGAGCCTTGAGACTCTGCACCTGGTGCTAAACTGAGGCTGTGGGACAGCAGTACCTTTGGCCTCTGGGGCCCGGCAGACAATCCCCATTTCAGAGAAGCTGCCAAGCCCAAAAGGCAGCAAGGCCTGAGACACTGGCAGAACAGAGGTGctgagggggaggagagagaggagccaCCTGTGCAGACAGGACTGATGCCTGGAAGCTTAGGAGCCCACCTGGCTGAGGGAGGGGAAAGCTCCAGGGGGTCACAGCCACCCTGAGAAGCCTGAGGCTCTGAGCACCACGGGGAAGGACAGGCGGCTGCGCACATCTAGGGTTCCCGTGACCCCATCTCCTCCGGGCTGCTGCAGGTAACCGCTCACGGACTGCCTCCATCCTGGGCCTGGGGAAGAGGCCGGGAGAACCAGCACCCCTTGCAGCTTGCAGCCAGCTAAGGGCAAGCCTGTATGTGTATTTAACTTTAAGTAAAGTAAATGAGGAACATATCACAGACTACTTGCTTGTCCACACATTGCCCAgatggggctgggcaggcagagggaggtgcAGGTGGGTCCATCACACGCACACTGTCACCCTGCCTGTCTTTCTTGCTCTGCTGAATGAAAGGCAGGGTGACGAAACCGGAAGTTCATCTGAACCTTGAGCTTCCGCTCTTGCCTTAGAGCTAGCTTGCAGGAGCACATCGTGGGATGTACGCAGGAGATGTGACGCTTATTTAGGATGAATCAAAATTCAGCACTGACAGAAAGGCAGCACCCAAATCactgtttcattttggttttctcAACAATTTATTTTTGATAATCTGGCTGGTGTAGACACATGATTGTGCATGGTATATTCACaaatatggagaaagaaaattctggaaaCTTAGAGGGAACACACAGACCTGGAGGGAGAAGTACAAAACTCTTTCTGGGCTTTGGCGTCTCGGGGACCCCTTCCCTCGTTCTAAGTTTGTCTCCCATACAGGCTGAggtggaggggaagggaaaggtCCCCCTTCACTTGCTCTTCTCAGACAATCCTGGGAAGATGAAGCTTTGCCACTTGGCCATCAGTCTTGAGTAACTGGAAGACTCCTTCTTCCTTAGGCCAAGGAATGTTCTGGTACCACAGGTCCGTCCAGCCCACAGTGGGAGCACAGAAGGGCAGGCCTTGCTGAGGCTTCTTGCCCTACCACCACGTCTTTGCCCAGACTGCTGGGCAAGCCCTAATCATGGGTAGAGTCTGGGCTTGGAAGTGCCTTGTCCCCAGTGGGTGCCTCGTGCTGAGGGCTAGTCGGCCCTGTGCCCACAGCTGGGGTCAGTTTGTAGGCACAGCTGCCGCTCTCTTGGCTGGTGGGGATAGGGAAACCTCACtggcctttgtttttttcttccttttcttctttttggttcCAAATGACGCCGGGTCTCGGCAGAGCTCGGGTGACCCCTTTTCCTGCTTCCCCACTGTGATCCCGCTTGTGGTGGTAGTGGCAGTGGGCACGTCAGCGCTGATGTCCTTCTTCGCTTTCTCTGTcgacttccttttcttcctctttgcctGGTTTCCCACTGGGACAGGGCCGTGGAGGGCGGACTCCTGGAGAAGGTCGGAGGCGGACACAGCTGCCTCCCGGCACCGCTGCCACTCCTCCTCACTGTCCTCACTGCTGCAAGGAGGAGGCGGTCTGGGTCAGCTGAGTTGGGAGGGAGCCCCAAGGCTGCTCTCTCCCCTTGCCCTCAGTCTAAGCCACCAGAAAGAGGCCAGAAGGAGGCAGTTACAGAGCTCAGTCTTGGGAGTGGGACCAACCCAGGTTCCAACACCGGCTTCTCTGCTTCCCAACTGGGTAACCTCATTAACTGACTTAACCTTCCTGaccctcagtctcttcatctataaaatgggcatctTAACCAAGTCTAGGACCCACAGGAATATTCCCAGGAGTGACGTGTCTGGCACAAGATGGGTGCTCAGAAACCAGTGAAGATCCAAAGCCGATCCCTGGAGGCCCCCTCCCCCTGCATTGAGTATACTGTTTCTAGAGCTGCCTGTCAGGACTCCTTTTTGGCCTGGACCAGACTGGAGTCTGTCTGGCTATTTCGGGGGAGTGGCAAACacagaaaatgggcaaaaaggaGGGAACCTGCAGCGAGGGTACGAGCTTACCTGGAGCTGGAAGGTAATCGCTTCCTGCGGGGCTGGGGAGGAACTTTCTCCTTAGGACCTCCAGGgatggatgtgaagaaaaggcgGAAGCCTGAAATCCAAGGAGCAGAGTCAGCATTGCAGGTGGCCACCCGCCCTCCCTT
Encoded proteins:
- the C15H12orf43 gene encoding protein CUSTOS isoform X1; the encoded protein is MAASSGSASDLESSSSDAEELARCREAAMPAWGLEQRPSVPEKPRAGRDCVQGAWPKGAANNQLPATQLSLRRKVDEHDQDGNELQTTPEFRAHIAKKLGALLDSSIFISEVVKEPTKAEVQRVTPEDDGFRLFFTSIPGGPKEKVPPQPRRKRLPSSSSSEDSEEEWQRCREAAVSASDLLQESALHGPVPVGNQAKRKKRKSTEKAKKDISADVPTATTTTSGITVGKQEKGSPELCRDPASFGTKKKKRKKKTKASEVSLSPPAKRAAAVPTN
- the C15H12orf43 gene encoding protein CUSTOS isoform X2, which codes for MAASSGSASDLESSSSDAEELARCREAAMPAWGLEQRPSVPEKPRAGRDCVQGAWPKGAANNQLPATQLSLRRKVDEHDQDGNELQTTPEFRAHIAKKLGALLDSSIFISEVVKEPTKAEVQRVTPEDDGFRLFFTSIPGGPKEKVPPQPRRKRLPSSSSEDSEEEWQRCREAAVSASDLLQESALHGPVPVGNQAKRKKRKSTEKAKKDISADVPTATTTTSGITVGKQEKGSPELCRDPASFGTKKKKRKKKTKASEVSLSPPAKRAAAVPTN
- the C15H12orf43 gene encoding protein CUSTOS isoform X3, with amino-acid sequence MAASSGSASDLESSSSDAEELARCREAAMPAWGLEQRPSVPEKPRAGAANNQLPATQLSLRRKVDEHDQDGNELQTTPEFRAHIAKKLGALLDSSIFISEVVKEPTKAEVQRVTPEDDGFRLFFTSIPGGPKEKVPPQPRRKRLPSSSSSEDSEEEWQRCREAAVSASDLLQESALHGPVPVGNQAKRKKRKSTEKAKKDISADVPTATTTTSGITVGKQEKGSPELCRDPASFGTKKKKRKKKTKASEVSLSPPAKRAAAVPTN
- the C15H12orf43 gene encoding protein CUSTOS isoform X4, producing the protein MAASSGSASDLESSSSDAEELARCREAAMPAWGLEQRPSVPEKPRAGAANNQLPATQLSLRRKVDEHDQDGNELQTTPEFRAHIAKKLGALLDSSIFISEVVKEPTKAEVQRVTPEDDGFRLFFTSIPGGPKEKVPPQPRRKRLPSSSSEDSEEEWQRCREAAVSASDLLQESALHGPVPVGNQAKRKKRKSTEKAKKDISADVPTATTTTSGITVGKQEKGSPELCRDPASFGTKKKKRKKKTKASEVSLSPPAKRAAAVPTN